A single Phoenix dactylifera cultivar Barhee BC4 chromosome 1, palm_55x_up_171113_PBpolish2nd_filt_p, whole genome shotgun sequence DNA region contains:
- the LOC103722631 gene encoding L-type lectin-domain containing receptor kinase IX.2-like codes for MIYQRDAFFDDSIVQLTKNQADINLKRSSGRMVYPEPVTIYDEASVINFTSCFSFFIYGFKREVSADGLAFFLSSYPSAIPDLSCGGTLGLFTSPDGNKTLPSTVVAVEFDTFFNPQYKDISANHIGIDVHTIYSVVQLDLKANMRENTTFNACVNYRATTKNLSVFLSNASDPTRNWSLSHVVDLRKVLPAKVAVGFTAATGNKTEQHSLVSWNFSSSDLSSQGYGSSPSPTPRARHHYIFLEWLGIGAVVLLCGLGLMWFMRQHSCKKGDRGKKEVDVSIDSLINVAFERGSRPRRFPYRVLESAAKNFMEEEKLGGGGFGEVYKGVLHDSQLEVAIKRISRGSRQGKKEYISEVTIISRLRHRNLVQLIGYCHEKGDLLLVYEYMPNKSLNYHLYKNTRLLAWPERYKIALGLASALLYLHEGWEQCVIHRDVKPSNVMLDSGFNAKLGDFGLAKLMNHDSNRETTVLAGTMGYIAPEYAITGKASKEADVYSFGVVILEIACGRKPSEVEKDDQENLAEWVWELYGNGRCLAAADRRLDMKFDEQQMVYLMVVGLWCAHPDRNQRPTMRQAINVLKFDTPLPALPPNMPIPMFHSPPRNVPAPPPNSESCSIV; via the exons ATGATTTACCAGCGGGACGCCTTCTTCGACGACAGCATCGTCCAACTCACCAAGAACCAGGCCGACATCAACCTTAAGAGGAGCTCCGGAAGAATGGTATATCCTGAACCAGTGACTATCTATGACGAAGCTTCCGTCATCAACTTCACTTCATGTTTCTCCTTCTTTATCTATGGCTTCAAAAGAGAAGTCAGTGCTGACGGACTCGCCTTCTTCCTCTCGTCATACCCTTCGGCAATCCCCGATTTATCCTGCGGCGGAACTCTCGGTCTgtttaccagtcctgatggcaACAAAACGCTCCCGAGTACTGTCGTTGCTGTCGAGTTTGATACCTTCTTCAATCCTCAGTACAAGGATATAAGCGCCAACCATATCGGAATCGACGTCCACACGATATACTCAGTTGTTCAGCTGGACTTGAAAGCTAACATGAGAGAGAACACGACGTTCAACGCGTGTGTTAATTACAGAGCTACCACCAAAAATTTGAGTGTCTTCCTTAGTAATGCTTCAGATCCTACAAGGAATTGGAGCCTGTCTCATGTTGTTGACTTGAGGAAGGTTCTGCCTGCTAAGGTAGCCGTTGGCTTCACAGCTGCCACAGGTAACAAGACCGAACAACATAGCCTTGTATCTTGGAATTTCAGTTCCTCCGATTTGAGTTCTCAGGGTTATGGTTCTAGTCCAAGCCCTACTCCAAGAGCTAGACATCATTATATATTTTTGGAGTGGTTGGGTATTGGCGCCGTGGTCTTACTATGTGGGTTGGGCTTGATGTGGTTTATGAGGCAACATTCATGCAAGAAAGGTGATAGAGGGAAGAAAGAAGTAGATGTTAGTATTGATTCATTGATTAATGTTGCATTTGAGAGAGGGAGTAGGCCTAGGAGGTTTCCTTACAGGGTACTCGAGAGTGCTGCCAAAAATTTCATGGAGGAGGAGAAACTTGGTGGAGGAGGATTTGGGGAGGTATACAAAGGGGTACTGCATGATTCACAGCTTGAGGTGGCCATTAAAAGGATCTCCAGAGGTTCCAGACAAGGGAAGAAAGAGTACATATCGGAAGTAACGATCATAAGCCGGCTAAGGCACCGCAACCTTGTGCAACTCATAGGCTATTGTCATGAGAAAGGCGACTTGCTGCTTGTTTATGAGTACATGCCAAACAAAAGCCTCAATTACCATTTATACAAAAATACAAGACTGCTCGCATGGCCCGAGAGGTACAAGATAGCTCTGGGTTTAGCATCAGCGTTGCTATATCTTCATGAGGGGTGGGAGCAGTGCGTGATCCACAGAGATGTAAAGCCAAGCAATGTGATGCTAGACTCGGGATTCAATGCTAAACTTGGTGATTTTGGATTGGCAAAGCTCATGAACCATGACTCCAACCGAGAAACAACAGTTCTGGCCGGGACCATGGGATATATTGCACCAGAGTATGCTATTACAG GAAAAGCTAGTAAAGAGGCTGATGTTTACAGCTTTGGAGTAGTTATATTAGAAATTGCATGCGGTAGAAAGCCATCTGAAGTGGAGAAGGATGATCAAGAGAATTTGGCGGAGTGGGTTTGGGAACTTTATGGGAATGGAAGATGTTTGGCTGCAGCAGACCGAAGGTTAGATATGAAATTCGATGAACAACAAATGGTGTACTTGATGGTAGTGGGACTATGGTGTGCTCACCCTGACAGAAATCAAAGGCCGACCATGAGGCAAGCAATCAATGTACTTAAATTTGATACTCCATTGCCAGCTTTGCCACCCAATATGCCCATTCCAATGTTTCATTCTCCTCCAAGAAATGTGCCTGCTCCTCCTCCAAATTCTGAAAGCTGCTCTATAGTTTGA
- the LOC103722623 gene encoding L-type lectin-domain containing receptor kinase IX.1-like yields MALGCLRSNIPSMAPSKSRTLPSLQLLLPLFHLLSILIPPASPLSFNYSGEDLNFPNMIYQEDAFFDGSIVQLTKNQAHMNLRRSSGRMVYPEAVTIYDEASVINFTSCFSFFIYGFKKAVSADGLAFFLSSYPSTIPDLSCGGTLGLFTSPDGNKTLPSTVVAVEFDTFFNPQYKDISANHMGIDVHTIYSVVQLDLKANMRKNTTFNACVNYRASTKNLSVFLSNASDPTRNWSLSHVVDLRKVLPAKVAVGFTAATGNRTEQHSLVSWNFSSSDLNSKGYGSSPSPTPRARHLYIFLGSGIGAVVLLCGLGLMWFMRRRLRKKGDRGKKEVDMSIDSLINVAFERGSGPRRFPYSVLESATKNFMEERKLGGGGFGEVYKGVLRDLQLEVAIKRISRGSKQGTKEYISEVTIISRLRHRNLVQLIGYCHEKGDLLLVYEYMPNKSLDYHLYEKTRLLAWPERYKIALGLASALLYLHEEWEQCIIHRDVKPSNVMLDSGFNAKLGDFGLARLMDHDSNRETTVLAGTRGYIAPEYAITGKASKETDVFSFGVVILEIACGRKPSEVEKDDQVNLVEWIWKLYGNGKCLSAADRRLEMEFDEQQMVYLMVVGLWCAHPDRTQRPSMRQAINILKFDTPLPALPPNMPVPMFHSPPRNVPATHSNSDSCSVISNTALLGR; encoded by the exons ATGGCCTTGGGATGTCTCCGATCCAACATACCAAGCATGGCTCCCTCCAAATCTAGAACCCTTCCATCCCTCCAACTTTTGCTGCCCCTCTTCCACCTGCTGTCCATCCTAATCCCCCCTGCAAGCCCACTCTCCTTCAACTActctggtgaggatctgaactTTCCAAACATGATTTACCAGGAAGATGCCTTCTTCGACGGCAGCATCGTCCAACTCACCAAGAACCAGGCCCACATGAACCTTAGGAGGAGCTCCGGAAGAATGGTATATCCTGAAGCAGTGACTATCTATGATGAAGCTTCCGTCATCAACTTCACTTCATGTTTCTCCTTCTTTATCTATGGCTTCAAAAAAGCAGTCAGTGCTGATGGACTCGCCTTCTTCCTCTCGTCATACCCTTCGACAATTCCCGATTTATCCTGCGGGGGAACTCTCGGTCTgtttaccagtcctgatggcaACAAAACGCTCCCGAGTACTGTCGTCGCTGTCGAGTTTGATACCTTCTTCAATCCTCAGTACAAGGATATAAGCGCCAACCATATGGGAATCGACGTCCACACGATATACTCGGTTGTGCAGCTGGACTTGAAAGCTAACATGAGAAAGAACACGACGTTCAACGCGTGTGTTAATTACAGAGCTAGTACCAAAAATTTGAGTGTCTTCCTCAGTAATGCCTCAGATCCTACAAGGAATTGGAGCCTGTCTCATGTTGTTGACTTGAGGAAGGTTCTGCCTGCTAAGGTAGCCGTTGGCTTCACAGCTGCCACAGGTAACAGGACCGAACAACATAGCCTTGTATCCTGGAATTTCAGTTCCTCCGATTTGAATTCTAAGGGTTATGGTTCTAGTCCAAGCCCTACTCCAAGAGCTAGACATCTTTATATATTTTTGGGGTCGGGTATTGGCGCCGTGGTCTTACTATGTGGGTTGGGTTTGATGTGGTTTATGAGGCGACGTTTACGCAAGAAAGGTGATAGAGGGAAGAAAGAAGTAGATATGAGTATTGATTCGTTGATTAATGTTGCATTTGAGAGAGGGAGTGGGCCTAGGAGGTTTCCTTACAGTGTACTCGAGAGTGCTACCAAAAATTTTATGGAGGAGAGGAAACTTGGCGGAGGAGGATTTGGGGAGGTATACAAAGGGGTGCTGCGTGATTTACAGCTTGAGGTGGCCATTAAAAGGATCTCCAGGGGTTCCAAACAAGGGACGAAAGAGTACATATCAGAAGTAACGATCATAAGCCGGCTAAGGCACCGCAACCTTGTTCAACTCATAGGCTACTGTCACGAGAAAGGCGACTTGCTGCTTGTTTATGAGTACATGCCGAACAAAAGCCTCGACTACCATTTGTATGAAAAGACAAGATTGCTCGCATGGCCGGAGAGGTACAAGATAGCTCTGGGTTTAGCATCAGCGTTGCTATATCTTCATGAAGAGTGGGAGCAGTGCATCATCCACAGAGATGTAAAGCCAAGCAATGTGATGCTAGATTCAGGGTTCAATGCTAAACTTGGTGATTTTGGATTGGCAAGGCTCATGGACCATGACTCCAACCGAGAAACAACAGTTCTGGCCGGGACCAGGGGATATATTGCACCGGAGTATGCTATTACAG GAAAAGCTAGTAAAGAGACTGATGTTTTCAGCTTTGGAGTAGTTATATTAGAAATTGCATGCGGTAGAAAGCCATCTGAAGTGGAGAAGGATGATCAAGTGAATTTGGTGGAGTGGATTTGGAAACTTTATGGAAATGGAAAATGTTTGTCTGCAGCAGACCGAAGGTTAGAGATGGAATTCGATGAACAACAAATGGTGTACTTGATGGTTGTGGGACTATGGTGTGCTCACCCTGATAGAACTCAAAGGCCAAGCATGAGGCAAGCAATCAATATACTTAAATTCGATACCCCATTGCCAGCTTTGCCACCCAATATGCCCGTTCCAATGTTTCATTCTCCTCCAAGAAATGTGCCTGCTACTCATTCAAATTCTGATAGCTGCTCCGTAATTTCAAACACAGCTCTATTGGGCCGTTAA